One Glycine max cultivar Williams 82 chromosome 1, Glycine_max_v4.0, whole genome shotgun sequence genomic window, GGCGAAGGTAGATTTGTTAGTGGAGATTACTTCTCGtggcatgtgtgtgtgtgtccttCGACATGACACCTAACATGCATTTAGTTATCAGTGAGATGAAACAATTAACATTAAGGTTTATGGGAGATTAGACAATGATGAAGGTAGATTTGTTAGTGAAGATTACTTCTCTTGAAATGTGTGTCTATCCTTCAAAATGACACCTGATCTGCATTTCGTTATGAGTGAGATGAAACGGTTGACATTAAAATTTGTGGAAGATTAGAGAGTGGTGAAGGTAGATTTGTTAGTGAAGATTGTATGTGTGTGCATTTCGTTATGAGTGAGATGAAATGGTTGACGTTAAGATTTGTGGGagatttatgtgtgtgtgtgagagagagagagatgaaacCGTTAACATTAAAGTATGGTGCTTCAattgtaactttttaaaataagaaagtatGATTAAAGATAACCTTAGAAGTTTGAACCCTATAATCTTTTTAGttactttcaatattttttataaaaagttttttgGGGCTTAGGgtttaaaaatttcttattattatttctttaaacaggttatataaaaaagttttaaaagtaatttaaatgattttaagttTCAGTCTTCTAAAATTatctataataatatttattaatttaaaaaaattgtaattttaaaattttaaaagataataatcaaggactaattttaaaaaacaaaaatataattaatgagaAGAGAACATGTAAttctattgattaaaaaaataacagtattaaaaatatttcaaattattagGACACCATAAAAAGTCTcatataatgaattgaattttcgttataaatttaatttttattatctgTTGTTATTATAATACCGTCTTTCAAATTCATAAcacaataaaatttgaaaagcaaATTAACAATGTCCTGGgtgtataagaaaaaattactttaatgaAATTTCTATTGTTTCTATATTTGATAATAACTTTGTATGATTTCTAGGATGCTGCAAATAAATATGCATGCGATAAAAAGAATTacacatgaaaaattaaattaaaaaattatcaaaataaaaaataattttaaactaaatataacatgaaatattaaaatatatttaaaccttaatCATAGGTAAAAGAAGGTAAAACATGAAAAACACCTGTAAAAAAATAAGGGTACACCAAAAGGGAAATGAACATGGCCATGGTGACAGAGCCAAACCTTAAAGCAGTTATGGGTACTTTTCAGACCCTATTTATCCCACACAAACCTAACTTGTCTGTTTTACCCATCCACTCGCACGTGCCATTCATTCACTTCGTGTAGCATTTCTTATTTCTAAAATCTCTATTTCCCCGTCTTACTTCACTTGTGCTATTAATGAATTTGCAGCGCTTAAGATGACCTACATGTCCTTACCAACTAAGGGGGCTCAGCTCCATCGGCAATGATTATGTAGGGCACTATGGTCATTTCAACATATCTAAAAAGATGGTGGTAGTTTGGATCACTGAGATGACTTTGTACTCaccttatctttattttattccgTAGTTTGCGTTGGTCTCCAAAGGACgtattcaaatgacaataaaatcCAAATACTTGTGATGACAGTGTGCTAATTTCCTAAACACCATGCATATATAAAACTAAGCTagtgtgataaaaaaaaggatcTTGATCCTCTCATAGtctcatatatatattcttaaacaTTGGAGGATTTTTATCGTACAAACAAGCCCTctatatttagaatttgtgtATCTTTCTCTTTTGTCGACTCATATTTCGAAAGGGAACAAAAATGACACGCACAAATCCTTAGTCTGTTAAATTCGTCGTAGTCAGTTTGGAATAATCCTTAGCTTTGACTTGTAATTCCAAGCATTATTATGCTCGTAATTTTTGGTGTGTAGAATGTAGATAAGATAGGGTTAGTATCGTCATTCCAAAACGATGAATATTTCTTTTGCGTACAGTTCATTAccatttatataaatatgaaaaaaatggtgtcAAATTCAAGAATATGaagataaaaaagtatatataaaaggaCATTATTGGCGGGGAAAAAAAAACGAAAGGAAGAGGTGAAGACCGAAGAGTGAGAGCGACCGCTtccctttcctctctcttcttctctttcacacacactctctctctctctgtttatTTGAGACAAGTATGATATCAGTTCCCCAAACCCTccatctttaattttatattgttgtgAAACCCGCACTTTCTTTTTAGAGAAGGTGATTGCAGAAAAACACTTACCGCGGAGagcaacaaaagaaagaaaaggagagaaagagaCGATAGGCGACAACgtatagagagagaaagtgagtgAGTGTGTGTgagatatagagagagagagagaagaaactGTAGAAGCTATCAAAACCACCGAGGGGAAAACGATGTCTGAGAGCTTTACATCCTTTCATACCCTGCAACTCTAAGAGGTACATATATGTGTGAATatataccccccccccccccccccccccccatgagATATTAGCAAAGCTGAAACTTTAACACACTGTCTTTTTCTATTATGTAGTGTTTGTTGATGTTGGATATGCTTGTTCTCCTTATTATAACTGATCGATAATTCAACTATTGGACAGTGGTAATAATTAGAATAAGCTAGCTGAGGAGGCTAGGGCCGGGATTAGTGGTTGTTGCTACTTCTTGCTGGGAAAGGAAAAAGAGATGAAGATGATGGTTTTAATATGGGAAGAACAGCAACACCGTCACATTCAACAATAATACTAGTGCTACACACCATTGGTTTTCTCTTGGATCTTGTATTAATTCCTGCAATTCTATGTCCCAAGATTTTCAACAAGGAATCTTCAGCTTCCCGAATGGGTTGGAGAGAGGAAGGGTGATGAGTCCGCAGCAGCAGATCCGGCGGGACAAGGTAAGGTTCGAGGCGGCGCCATTGGTAGGGATAGAGGAGGAGGAACCAGTGTACGAGACCGCCGGAATGTTGTCGGAGATGTTCAATTTTCCGCCGGCGACGGAATTGCTGGAGCAGCAGCACGCCACGGCGACGTTCCGGGCGGCGAGGCAAGCCGGAGAGTGGTACGGAAACAGACAGCAGCAACAGCAACAGATTTCAGGCATTAATGCTGACTCAGCAGCAGCCATGCAACTTTTTCTGATGAACCCTCAAACGAGGTCGCCTTCTCCTCCTCAAAGCCACACTACTCCTTCTTCAACTCTTCACATGTTGCTTCCAAATCCTTCTTCCAATTCCCTCCAAGGATTTACTGGTTCGGCCGCGGGAGGGTCTTTTGGTCAATTCACATGGGTTCCTGAGGGTGCTCACCAACAAGGAGGCGTGGTGGAAGGGCAAGGTCTTTCGTTATCGCTGTCTTCTTCGTTGGAGGCAGCGAAAGCCGAGGAATTGAGGATGGGCGATAGTGGTTTTCTATATTACAATCACCAacaaggtggtggtggtggtggtggaggtggtggtccttcttcttcttcttcggcGGTTCAGTTTCAGTACAAGAATAATAATAGCCATCATCATCAAGCATTGCATTTACAAGGGGCGATGGGACACGACAACAACCACCAGGGACATGTTGGGTTTGGGTCATCCTCGTTAGGTGTAGTTAATGTTCTGAGAAATTCAAAGTATGTGAAGGCTGCACAAGAGTTGCTGGAAGAGTTTTGCAGTGTTGGGAGGGGTCAGTTTAAGAAGAGCAAGTTCAATAGACAGAATTCAAACCCTAATTCAAATCCCGGTGGTGGTGGTTCTTCGCCTTCATCAAAAGAtgcgcctcctcctcctcctcctttgtCAGCGGCTGATAGGATTGAGCATCAGAGAAGGAAGGTCAAACTACTATCTATGCTTGACGAGGCATGTATTgtaatctctctctctttctttctgttcCCCTCTTACCTTCTCTCCCCCATCAAGAGTCAAGGTCCCCcaatatctttttcttcttaattatttgtttaatttaatccaTTAATTAATACTGCATTATTTGTCTTCCAAATTAACAACGGGGATAATAAAGCACACGTTTCTTCTCTCCGGCCGGTATcttcaattaatatattttatatatatatataaaaaggaaaaggccgGCTGGTATAATAGGGCTCCTTTTGCATAGGATCAGTTGGTAGGTAAGTGttccttattttaattttaatatggaaCCCGGTTTTTTAATCCTTCGATTTGATTGGTGAgatgattttatattattttaattgatttcttgGTTTGTTGTAAAAGCATGAGACTAACTATTAGGAGAACACGTCCATCAAGAAGCGACGTTCCTTCTCATTATAATTAGTGTAAGATAGACCCCAACAGAAGGAAGAAAGACACTCACTCACCATATATATTACGTACCAAGTTGTTATCAATGCCACTCCCACCTTACAGATCCACACCTATCATGGAAATATTACAGTAAAAGCCATTGTTATCATATCTCAGTTGACCAGAACGGATCCACAGggttccttttttcttttcttatgaaAGAAATtcagccttttttttttaattttatttatgtgcaCGAGCCTTATCAATTGGTGAAGAGTACTCCGGAAAAGAAACCCAGGGGATATTCTTCATACTCTTTTACAATTAATACTATTTCATTGCATCCCTATTATTCCTTGGAAAAATCAAACCTTTATACAATTCGTTAGATCTCGTGGAtctttgattttctattttttctttcagaaGTACTAACATAGTCTCACAAATTAACCAAATTTCAATACTTAgttagaatttttctttctgcCCAGTCTAATCCATCCATTTAATTAACAACTATAAACTAATACGTATTTAATATGTGTGTTTGTCTTTCACTATTTGCATGGGCTAGTGGCGATATATCTAACTAATAACTATCCACATTTATTTCGCATATGAGTTGCTTTCTTTTATTAATGCTAAAGTTGGTTCATCTATGGCTTTTAACAAACGGCACAATGGatgagtaaatgagaacatgcacGAACGACATTACCTTCTAGCTagctttcctttttatttttaattggtgtcttcaacatttcattcattcattgatATAGCAAGTTAATAgtgaattataataattttgttggaTGCAGGTGGACAGGAGATACAACCACTACTGCGAGCAAATGCAAATGGTAGTGAACTCATTTGACCTGATGATGGGATTTGGGGCGGCAGTGCCATACACAGCACTGGCGCAGAAAGCAATGTCTCGGCATTTCCGGTGTCTGAAGGAGGCGATAACAGCGCAGCTGAAGCAAAGTTGTGAAGTACTTGGAGACAAAGATGGGGCGGGAAGCTCAGGAGGTTTGACCAAGGGTGAGACCCCAAGGCTTAAGATGTTAGAACAAAGCCTAAGACAGCAGAGAGCCTTCCACCAGATGGGCATGATGGAACAAGAAGCTTGGAGACCCCAGAGAGGCTTGCCTGAACGTTCTGTCAACATTTTGAGAGCCTGGCTTTTCGAGCATTTTCTCCACCCGTACGAATTCCTTCTATTTCTTTATCACTTCATACTTAATATAACACGATGATAAATTATTAGATGGTAAAATTTTGAGGACGTTGGATGATTAATAAAGAAGCTGagggaaaaaaaatttgaattcagtTTTCTGCTAATAAATACtaactattaatatttattgataaaaaaacattatcaaatTTCATTATGGTCCTCATCAGTACAGAAAGATGTCTTGCTCCAAATAGAATTAGATTCTTATTCATTAAggtttcatatttaattaagttttatatatattaaaatatgattatctgttaatttttttataaaaattaataaataaagttaataaatacaTCAATACAATATTATGATGTTCCAAAATTATAATCCTCACATATCTCTAACTAAACACGTCATACTTTCACACCACCTAACAGTACTTTTCCaaacataaaaatcatatcTACATATTACTGTTATTATTGCATTTTTATATTAGGTGATTACTAATTTCCTTTCAAATATaagtactatatatatatatagagagagagagagacgtaGAACAAAGGAGGATGTTGGGATAATCTGTCATTATAGATCTTTGAGAGTAagcaaattatataaaaaaggatAACACACAATACGGAAGATACTGTGATCATTAAGTAGAAGAAAAGCCACAGCGCttgtgtttatttaaaaataataaagagacAAAGAAAGGGAAGAGGAGGGGTGGCAGATGGGAAAGAGAGAATCTAAAATAAAAGCCATTATTTATGTGCCGTATGCGTATGATCGTTTAGAGGAACAGTAAGCAGTAATGTTGCAGTGTCCTTGGATGTTGTCTCGGCAgcaaaaaggtggaaaaagatgCACACAGCATCATCGATCGATGCTTTAATTACGATGAATATTTCTTGGTATCTTTTTTTGTGATCTCGTTCAATACCTAATTAGATGAACTGATTAAGGGGGGAAGGGGTTGGGGAGAGAGACAGTGATCAGTGTGTACAGAAATCAGTAATCTGCTTTAGTTTCTGCTATGGCAGTTAGGACATagatctttctttctttctcttagaTTCTCACGCCCacgaaaggaaagaaaataagaaaggttTCAAACTCAGCTAGCTAGGGGTACAGATACAGAAAGCTCCgtgtcccttttttttttctttctgatgTCATTTTCTGGTCTCTTTCTCAGGTATCCAAGCGATGCAGATAAGCATCTGTTGGCACGACAGACTGGCCTATCGCGAAATCAGGTTCGTTCACTTCTTTCTTAATTACCTTTAATTTctacaatataataattattaattaacgcATAAGAAGTGGagtaattattagttaattagaCACATGGACCACGTTTaagtagaaaagaaaagagaaagtcaTGAATGGAAAAAGAAGAGGGACCAGTACTGAATTCAGATGCAACTTACATGTTTTTGAGTTTTGTTTCTCTGGTTTcttctgtctctctctctctcggcaatgtgtgttttattttgtttaatgctacctttttcttctttttgttctcGAGTCAAAAATTTCGTTTTCTCCTCTCTGAATCTGAAGAAATGCTTATCTTTTGGTCTagttttaatttacttttggaATCTTTTACTTCACGACACAATTAATTCTGAAATTAAATGAGCAGAGGTAAGTACAGAAGCAATGAGACTTGTAAATTTGTTAGCTTTCAATCGAGCTCACCCTCCTAGttactccttttcttttttctctctcatatCAAATGGCTTCGCCAACTACACAATATAGGAACCATAAATATGGGGAATAAATGTGTGTTTTCAAGATGTTAATGCCTCTGCTAATGCCATAGTATTACGTATTCATGCAACTTCGTCTGCTGGCTGCCTGGCTcggaatttttttgtttgtttgtttatttcctCTGTATTAATATCCACATAAGATATAATCTATGCTAGAATTTTGCACGTTTTATATTAAACGTTAATCCCTTCTTTTCTATAACCTATATTAGTATATATCTATCAGCGACATCAAGCTGCAAAAAACCATGCCCCTCctcatattttatttgatatatatatggatagaaatataaaatggattatttttcttttttttaacatatatatatatatatatatatatgtgtgtgtttattaatttttttctcaataaaaaaagtagaaaatgaattattttcttacttctttttcctcagaaaactatttttatttgcttttcttctactttgtttttatttcactGTCTCCTTGGAGTTAGCCCCATAATCAAACCACAGTTCTGTAGAGAAAGAAAAGGCCTGTTAATTTTGGGGAGGGCTAGACTCATTCAACTAAATCACTGTCCCTTCTTAGAACAAACTGGTGATGAATAGTGTCATCTGTTGTAGTAACTAATcacgttattattatttttaaatctgtCATTTTCACTGTCCTTTGTGTCACACCATAGAGAAGATACCTCGGTGTCTAATCACACTTTAGCACAAAGGGACAAACAACAATGAGCCAGAAGAAAGGAAGCTCTTCTGTGTCCCTTTTCTTTTGTGctgataatattattaattaaataattgaacTGAAATTATAAACGTATTCGGTGAAAACAAATAGTGCAGgtcaacattaattatttagctATTGACATGAACGTTATATGCTGCTATTGCTATTGCTAATCTAAATCAGTTAATCCTTTCCATGCATATTACTAGTTTATACTAAACTAAATGTTGCTTTAACGTGACAAATTCAAGCATTAATGCATTATAGTAGtatttagtttgttttttctttttaaccttTTTGAGCCACATTTACTATAAAAATTGCATCCGTGTGTGTATATTGATGGGTTGGGTGAATGGATGGAACACGTTGGTTTTCAGGTATCAAACTGGTTCATTAATGCCAGGGTTCGGTTGTGGAAACCCATGGTGGAAGAGATGTACCAACAAGAACTTAAAGAAGCAGAGAGTgcagaagagagagaaaaggacCAAAGCAACAACATTAGTGGCAACCAAGCACAAATTCCAACAACACCATCAGCGGCCACAACATCAACAGCAACAGCAAcagcgccaccaccaccaccatcaacaacgacaaaaacaacaaaaccgACAGGCAAAAGATCCGATACCATCAATGCCCCCGAAAGCGACCCTTCACAGCACCTTGCAATGAATAACAGACAAGGCTTCTCGGAAAACCAAGCAAAGAAGTCCACCgcatccaccaccaccaccaccatcgccTCTGAGGTGGCGCCACCCGTGTCTCAGTGCTTCGACGACTCAGACCTGCCCGCACACAGATTAATGGCCTCTGATGACACGTGTCATTTGGTCACAGCAGATTTTGGGACCGCATCTGCAAGTGCTGACATTGGATCCACACTCATTAGGTTTGGGACCACACCCGGTGACGTGTCACTCACCCTAGGGCTTCGCCACGCCGGGAACATGCCCGAGAAATCTCCTTTCTCTGTTAGAGACTTTGGAGCCATTTAAActtcaatatatattatatagtactacttcacataataataatcaaaataataataaatattatataggaAGATgctttatcatattattatgtatatcatatcatcaaaagaaaacatttttccCCCCTTTATTGTTTCTCAGTTATTCCTCGATCTGTCTTATTTGCATTGTGGAAGGACAGGAGAATAAAAAAGGCAATACGATATGAGAAAGGTAGTCTGAAGGTAGCTATTAATTAGGCGCAACATTAATATGGTATCTATTGTATAACTGTATAGCAGATTGTTTTTCATGATTATTTTTCCCGATATAtgtactttattatttttaaggtttGTAGTTTAGTTTGATAGGACTTGATCTAGTCAATGACTGAAATAATAactgttccttttttttttaacttttaagataatgaAATGTTATACCTACCATTGTCCTTGTGCgattgttgattttttattttttttgttcctttgGTAAATAAACGGGGCTGtattaatttcaaacaaaaagatCACATTATACATGAAAAAGTTTGGGAATATAGACTCTCATTGAATCATAAGTATAACAGCAATAACTGATCAATATTGATAGGATGTGAGTCATGTCCCAGACGGTTAAGAACAACTCTTGCTGCCttgaaatcaattaaaacaCTTGTTCCTTTAATGAAAGATGCGGTTAATTTTCACAGTCCAATTCTAACTCCACTTGATGAGCATATATATCTTGTTCTTCATATACCAGTCCTCTCAGTGCTGCCAAGAGACACTTTGACAACAACCTCAGTGCTCATATACTTTTAATAGAGTCGAATGGACATTCTTTCATTACATATTGTCCACTTACGTACCCTTCTAATTATTGTAATGAATGTTTCTAAATTATTGTAATGAAGGACAGGTTATCTCAATCATGCATGTGTATGAGCCTTAAATTTACAATGGGACCACATATCATCTACCAATAAGGGAATTTAAAGTTGAATGCAAGTTATGGAgtctttgaaattgaaaactcGACAAAGTGACCCTCTTTGCCTCTTTGGCAAACTTTCTTTTCCCCGCTAAGCATAATGAATATTGAGATTTTGAATATAAGGGGTACTCAAATTCTTACATCAACTTCTTTCATTTACATgagaacaaaaactaaaatggtCAAAATAACAGAAATAATCGTTGGGTGTTGTTGGAAAAGCCAAATGGTAGGAATTGGACAGGTCAAACTTTACATAAATAAGCTtgatcttataaaaaattaagatttggCTTAacctaatattttattaaaggtTTTTTTATTAGCATAACTAATGGTGTTGTTGGGAAAGACCAAAAATCATGTTTCCATTCTTATATAATACATCT contains:
- the LOC100786231 gene encoding BEL1-like homeodomain protein 4, with the protein product MSQDFQQGIFSFPNGLERGRVMSPQQQIRRDKVRFEAAPLVGIEEEEPVYETAGMLSEMFNFPPATELLEQQHATATFRAARQAGEWYGNRQQQQQQISGINADSAAAMQLFLMNPQTRSPSPPQSHTTPSSTLHMLLPNPSSNSLQGFTGSAAGGSFGQFTWVPEGAHQQGGVVEGQGLSLSLSSSLEAAKAEELRMGDSGFLYYNHQQGGGGGGGGGGPSSSSSAVQFQYKNNNSHHHQALHLQGAMGHDNNHQGHVGFGSSSLGVVNVLRNSKYVKAAQELLEEFCSVGRGQFKKSKFNRQNSNPNSNPGGGGSSPSSKDAPPPPPPLSAADRIEHQRRKVKLLSMLDEVDRRYNHYCEQMQMVVNSFDLMMGFGAAVPYTALAQKAMSRHFRCLKEAITAQLKQSCEVLGDKDGAGSSGGLTKGETPRLKMLEQSLRQQRAFHQMGMMEQEAWRPQRGLPERSVNILRAWLFEHFLHPYPSDADKHLLARQTGLSRNQVSNWFINARVRLWKPMVEEMYQQELKEAESAEEREKDQSNNISGNQAQIPTTPSAATTSTATATAPPPPPSTTTKTTKPTGKRSDTINAPESDPSQHLAMNNRQGFSENQAKKSTASTTTTTIASEVAPPVSQCFDDSDLPAHRLMASDDTCHLVTADFGTASASADIGSTLIRFGTTPGDVSLTLGLRHAGNMPEKSPFSVRDFGAI